One stretch of Segatella copri DNA includes these proteins:
- a CDS encoding DUF4369 domain-containing protein: MKKFAYILILFITLVLTSCGVSSGHFKFEGKFLNMNQGEFYVYSPDGGFEGVDTIKVEGGRFTFETECKEDFTIMLVFPNFSEQPIFAKSGKSVEIKADASHLKEMEVSGTKDNELMTKFRQSILKDTPPEAKKHAEDFVREHPNSVVSIYLIRKYFITSTQPDYRKALSLINIVEKEQPKNGQLAKMKQLAETMKNVGTGATLPSFTAYDINGKLVSSTEMSSATVAVLYTWATYNYDSQDMQRELKSRQKKSNGKLKLMAFCLDASKSECKNNIKRDSIACPIICNGDMLEDKTLKKLGLENLPDNIILQNGKIIARGMKKQELYNKLDQLLK; the protein is encoded by the coding sequence ATGAAAAAATTTGCTTACATCCTCATTTTATTCATTACGCTGGTCTTAACATCATGTGGTGTTAGCAGTGGGCATTTCAAGTTTGAAGGCAAATTTCTCAACATGAATCAAGGCGAGTTTTATGTATATAGTCCTGACGGGGGCTTTGAAGGCGTTGACACCATCAAGGTAGAAGGCGGCCGTTTCACTTTCGAAACCGAATGTAAGGAAGATTTTACCATTATGCTTGTTTTCCCAAATTTCTCTGAGCAGCCTATCTTCGCAAAATCGGGCAAATCAGTAGAAATCAAGGCAGATGCCTCGCACCTTAAGGAAATGGAGGTAAGCGGAACCAAGGATAACGAACTGATGACAAAATTCCGCCAGAGCATCCTGAAAGATACGCCACCTGAGGCTAAGAAGCATGCTGAAGACTTCGTCAGGGAACATCCGAATTCTGTGGTCAGCATCTATCTGATCAGAAAATACTTCATCACTTCTACACAACCAGATTACCGCAAGGCGCTCTCACTCATCAATATCGTAGAGAAAGAACAGCCTAAAAACGGACAGTTGGCTAAGATGAAGCAGTTGGCAGAAACCATGAAGAATGTAGGCACCGGTGCAACCCTGCCTTCATTTACAGCATACGATATCAACGGAAAACTCGTTTCTAGTACAGAAATGAGCAGCGCTACGGTTGCTGTACTCTACACCTGGGCTACCTATAACTATGACAGCCAGGACATGCAGCGCGAACTGAAGAGCCGGCAGAAGAAATCGAACGGCAAGCTTAAGCTGATGGCTTTCTGTCTGGATGCCAGCAAGAGCGAATGCAAGAACAACATCAAGCGCGACTCTATCGCATGCCCTATCATCTGCAACGGCGACATGCTGGAAGACAAGACCTTGAAGAAGTTGGGATTGGAAAACCTTCCTGACAACATCATACTTCAAAATGGTAAAATCATCGCCCGAGGCATGAAAAAGCAAGAGCTTTACAATAAGCTCGACCAACTGCTAAAATAA
- a CDS encoding RagB/SusD family nutrient uptake outer membrane protein — protein sequence MKVLKSIYKVMGCAILAASLSSCVNDWLDVAPSDGTDADAALTSSSDLAAARTGMYKALKGNSSLVDYYGQQFFVYGDVHAGDDYQYNNLGGSNRASFYYDMNYQTASEFVSSTSSSNVAWKSPYIVIGRANRIIAAAEGGALSDAAEAKATIDQYAAEAKVLRALAHFDLVRIYGKPYTEDQGASLGVPLVTGVLESNAKPARSTVAEVYTQVVKDLTEAISSNALATETEPGYVSVWGAKAILSRVYLNMGDYANALSVAEDIIKNSGAALWTRDQYFKAWDASTPNESEFLFRLNVAGSTDNNDLNGIGNLQQRDGYKEMVATKKFVDMLTSDPKDVRNDMFLPATAPKEVATYGTNKVFLNKLRGQGDNLRNVTIVPIIRLSEVYLTAAECAFRKNDKTKAVEYLNDLVKNRTTTEASLATVDNITLERILIERRKELIGEGQRYFDALRNNETITRYTSEADKGWHKTLSKEAQSFDRDYFKAIAAIPQAEINANPNIKQNTGYGE from the coding sequence ATGAAAGTATTAAAATCAATATATAAGGTAATGGGCTGCGCTATTTTGGCAGCCAGCCTGTCATCTTGCGTCAATGATTGGTTGGACGTAGCTCCTTCTGATGGTACAGATGCAGATGCAGCCTTGACCAGCAGTTCAGACTTGGCTGCTGCGAGAACGGGTATGTACAAGGCTTTGAAGGGAAACAGCAGCTTGGTAGATTACTATGGTCAGCAATTCTTTGTTTATGGTGATGTTCATGCAGGTGATGATTATCAGTATAATAATCTTGGTGGTTCTAACCGCGCTAGTTTTTACTATGACATGAACTACCAAACAGCATCTGAGTTTGTATCAAGTACTTCTTCCAGTAACGTAGCTTGGAAATCACCATATATTGTTATTGGCCGTGCTAATCGTATCATCGCTGCTGCAGAAGGTGGTGCTTTGAGCGATGCAGCAGAGGCTAAGGCTACTATTGACCAGTATGCGGCAGAGGCAAAGGTACTCCGTGCCCTTGCTCATTTTGACCTTGTTCGTATCTATGGTAAGCCATATACAGAGGATCAGGGTGCATCTCTTGGTGTACCATTGGTAACAGGAGTGCTGGAGTCTAATGCAAAACCTGCTCGTAGCACTGTTGCTGAGGTTTACACCCAAGTAGTGAAGGATTTGACTGAGGCTATCAGCTCTAATGCTCTTGCTACAGAGACAGAACCAGGTTATGTAAGCGTTTGGGGAGCAAAGGCAATCCTTTCTCGTGTTTATTTGAATATGGGTGATTATGCTAACGCCTTGTCTGTTGCTGAGGATATTATCAAGAATTCTGGCGCAGCGTTGTGGACTCGTGACCAATACTTCAAAGCATGGGATGCTTCAACTCCTAATGAAAGTGAGTTCTTGTTCCGTCTCAATGTGGCAGGTTCTACAGACAACAATGACTTGAATGGTATCGGTAACCTCCAGCAGCGTGATGGCTACAAGGAAATGGTTGCTACTAAGAAGTTTGTTGACATGCTTACTTCAGACCCAAAAGATGTTCGTAACGATATGTTCTTGCCTGCAACTGCACCCAAAGAGGTGGCAACTTATGGTACCAACAAGGTATTTCTGAACAAGTTGCGTGGTCAAGGTGATAATCTTCGTAATGTTACTATCGTTCCAATTATCCGTCTTTCTGAGGTTTACTTGACAGCTGCAGAGTGTGCATTTAGAAAAAATGACAAGACTAAGGCTGTAGAGTATCTGAATGATTTGGTAAAGAACCGTACCACAACAGAGGCTTCTTTGGCAACAGTGGATAACATCACACTTGAGCGTATCTTGATTGAGCGTCGTAAGGAGTTGATTGGCGAGGGACAGCGTTACTTTGATGCTTTGCGTAATAACGAGACTATCACCCGTTATACAAGTGAAGCTGATAAGGGTTGGCACAAGACATTGAGCAAGGAAGCTCAGTCTTTCGACCGTGATTACTTCAAGGCTATTGCTGCCATTCCGCAGGCAGAGATCAACGCCAACCCTAACATCAAGCAGAATACGGGTTACGGTGAGTAA
- a CDS encoding porin family protein gives MKKKIVIMMVLLLTVVGAKAQEVENPVGRFSVIPRIGVTLANWSGLTLETLDGTSLESKYQAGFMGGADVEYRINKSLGITLGAYYARQGMRFPDCELTENAEKGEYTGIKNHHVDLDYIQVPLMLKAYLVEGLSVNAGVQVGFLCGDGKVKREETDLQKDKNGSIIYKDMQETEALWPAKKVDVAIPLGLSYEYMNVILDARYNVSLTKASKGDWDNCKNKALTFTVGYRFTL, from the coding sequence ATGAAAAAGAAAATAGTTATAATGATGGTGCTGCTGCTTACTGTTGTGGGAGCAAAGGCACAAGAAGTGGAGAATCCGGTAGGCAGATTCTCGGTAATTCCTCGTATAGGTGTAACTCTAGCTAACTGGAGCGGGTTGACTCTGGAAACTTTGGATGGAACCTCGCTAGAGTCTAAGTATCAGGCTGGATTCATGGGCGGCGCAGATGTGGAATATCGCATAAATAAGAGCCTGGGTATTACGCTGGGTGCTTATTATGCCCGACAGGGTATGCGTTTCCCTGACTGCGAGTTGACTGAGAATGCTGAAAAAGGGGAATATACAGGTATTAAGAATCATCATGTGGACCTCGATTATATCCAGGTACCGCTCATGCTGAAAGCCTATCTTGTAGAGGGTTTGTCGGTGAATGCAGGCGTTCAGGTGGGATTCCTTTGTGGCGACGGCAAGGTTAAAAGAGAGGAAACCGACCTTCAGAAGGACAAGAACGGGTCTATTATATACAAGGATATGCAGGAAACCGAAGCTCTTTGGCCTGCCAAGAAGGTGGATGTAGCCATTCCTCTGGGCTTGAGTTATGAATATATGAACGTGATTCTGGATGCCCGTTACAACGTGAGCCTGACGAAGGCTAGCAAGGGTGATTGGGATAACTGTAAGAACAAGGCTCTGACCTTTACCGTGGGTTATCGTTTTACATTATAA
- the metG gene encoding methionine--tRNA ligase yields MEQKNFKRTTVTAALPYANGGVHIGHLAGVYVPADIYVRYLRLKKQDVVFIGGSDEHGVPVTIRAKKEGITVQEVVDRYHNLIKKSFEDFGISFDIYSRTTSPTHNKFASDFFRTLYDKGVLEEKVEEQFCDEVTGEFLTDRNIVGTCPRCGAEGAYGDQCEKCGATLSPEELINPTNKNNPGHGLVKKPTKNWYLPLNKYQDWLKKWILEGHKEWRTNVYGQCKSWLDMDLQPRAMTRDLDWGIPVPVEGADGKVLYVWFDAPIGYISNTKELCDAHPEKWGTWQKWWQDPETRLVHFIGKDNIVFHCIIFPTMLKAHGDYILPDNVPANEFLNLEDDKISTSRNWAVWLHEYLVDLPGKQDVLRYVLTANAPETKDNNFTWKDFQERNNSELVAVYGNFVNRALQLTKKYWGGVVPACGELQEVDEKAIAEFKDVKEKVEQYLNVFKFREAQKEAMNLARIGNRYITECEPWKVWKTDPKRVETILNISLQLVANLAIAFEPFLPFSSEKLRKMINMPNFEWTQLGSTDLLKAGTQLGEPELLFEKIEDEVIERQLQKLADTKKANEEASYQAAPIKPEVSFDDFEKLDIRVGHILNCEKVKKSKKLLKFTIDDGSGVERTICSGIAAYYEPEQLIGKDVLFVANFAPRKMMGIESQGMILSAVNFDGSLNVTSLLGKVKPGSQVG; encoded by the coding sequence ATGGAACAAAAGAACTTTAAACGTACTACCGTGACTGCGGCTTTGCCTTATGCCAACGGTGGTGTGCACATCGGTCACCTGGCAGGTGTATACGTGCCAGCCGATATCTATGTTCGCTATCTCCGCCTCAAGAAGCAAGATGTTGTCTTCATCGGCGGTAGCGATGAGCATGGTGTACCTGTTACTATCCGTGCCAAGAAAGAAGGAATTACCGTACAGGAGGTGGTTGACCGCTATCATAACCTCATCAAGAAGAGTTTCGAGGACTTCGGTATCTCTTTTGATATTTACAGCCGTACCACTTCGCCAACTCACAATAAGTTTGCTTCAGACTTCTTCCGCACACTCTATGACAAGGGCGTATTGGAAGAAAAGGTAGAGGAGCAGTTCTGCGACGAGGTAACAGGCGAATTCCTTACCGACCGTAATATCGTAGGTACTTGCCCTCGCTGCGGTGCTGAAGGTGCTTATGGCGACCAATGCGAGAAATGTGGTGCTACCCTCTCTCCTGAGGAACTCATCAACCCTACCAACAAGAACAACCCTGGTCATGGTCTCGTTAAGAAGCCTACCAAGAACTGGTATCTCCCATTGAACAAGTATCAGGATTGGTTGAAGAAGTGGATTCTGGAAGGCCACAAAGAGTGGCGTACCAATGTTTACGGCCAATGCAAGAGCTGGTTGGATATGGATCTTCAGCCACGTGCGATGACACGCGACTTGGATTGGGGTATTCCTGTTCCAGTAGAGGGTGCAGATGGAAAGGTGCTCTACGTTTGGTTCGATGCACCTATCGGCTACATTTCTAATACCAAGGAACTCTGCGATGCTCATCCAGAAAAGTGGGGAACATGGCAGAAGTGGTGGCAGGATCCTGAAACTCGTCTTGTTCACTTCATCGGTAAGGACAATATCGTGTTCCACTGCATCATCTTCCCTACTATGCTGAAGGCTCACGGCGACTATATCTTGCCAGACAACGTACCAGCCAACGAATTCCTGAACCTGGAGGACGATAAGATTTCAACATCCCGCAACTGGGCAGTATGGTTGCACGAGTATCTCGTAGATTTGCCAGGCAAGCAGGATGTATTGCGCTATGTTTTGACAGCCAATGCACCTGAGACCAAGGACAACAACTTTACTTGGAAGGATTTCCAGGAGCGCAACAACTCTGAGTTGGTTGCCGTTTACGGTAACTTCGTAAACCGTGCCCTCCAGCTCACCAAGAAGTATTGGGGCGGCGTAGTTCCTGCCTGTGGTGAATTGCAGGAGGTAGATGAGAAGGCTATCGCTGAGTTTAAGGACGTGAAGGAGAAGGTAGAGCAGTATCTCAACGTATTCAAGTTCCGCGAGGCTCAGAAAGAGGCTATGAACCTGGCTCGTATCGGTAACAGATACATCACAGAGTGTGAGCCTTGGAAGGTTTGGAAGACCGATCCTAAGCGTGTGGAGACCATCCTGAACATCTCCCTGCAGTTGGTTGCCAACCTCGCTATCGCCTTCGAGCCATTCTTGCCATTCTCTTCTGAGAAACTCCGCAAGATGATCAATATGCCTAACTTCGAGTGGACTCAGCTCGGCAGCACAGATTTGCTCAAGGCTGGTACCCAGCTCGGTGAGCCAGAATTGCTCTTCGAGAAGATTGAGGATGAGGTTATCGAAAGACAGCTCCAGAAGCTTGCTGACACCAAGAAGGCTAACGAGGAGGCTTCTTACCAGGCTGCTCCTATCAAGCCAGAGGTTAGCTTTGATGATTTCGAGAAACTCGATATCCGCGTAGGTCACATTCTGAACTGCGAGAAGGTAAAGAAGTCTAAGAAACTCCTGAAGTTCACCATCGACGATGGTTCTGGCGTAGAGCGTACCATCTGCTCAGGTATCGCAGCCTACTACGAGCCAGAGCAGCTGATCGGCAAGGACGTATTGTTCGTAGCCAACTTTGCTCCTCGCAAGATGATGGGCATCGAGAGTCAGGGTATGATTCTGAGTGCTGTCAACTTCGATGGCTCATTGAACGTAACTTCTCTCCTTGGCAAGGTTAAGCCAGGAAGCCAGGTTGGATAA
- a CDS encoding ATP-binding protein, with amino-acid sequence MEEIRKYPVGMQTFSDIREGNYVYVDKTRYIVDFLRNGSKYVFLSRPRRFGKSLFVSTLQAYYEGRKELFDGLALGEYEKEWVKRPVLHFDMSTAKNQTPEGLEEMLGYMLSEYEQVYGRDELAVQPSQRLQSLVKRAYKKTDQKVVVLIDEYDAPLLDVVHEKESLMPLRLVMRKFYSPLKYLDPWLEFTFITGITKFSQLSIFSEINNLDNISMFDQYSAICGISKTELLTAMKPDVELLAKSLGKTFDETVAELSSYYDGYHFSKKSEDVFNPFSLVKALRSKEIAAYWFSSGTPAYIINTLRKHHVGVMDIEQKSVGVDDFDVSPEQMTSALPLLYQSGYLTIKKYNPILQSYQLDYPNKEVRVGMVRSLAPNYLSPIALNNNSFIFDFLEQLYNNNMDGALQKMQAYLASISNRLANKNEKDFQTVFYLIFNLMGAYILVEEDSAIGRADAVLHMPDTIYVMELKFDKTAEEALKQIDDKGYLIPYSADGKRMVKVGINYDSQKRTIGEWKIAEG; translated from the coding sequence ATGGAAGAGATAAGAAAATACCCAGTAGGAATGCAAACTTTCTCTGATATACGAGAGGGTAATTATGTGTACGTAGATAAGACAAGGTATATTGTCGATTTCTTGCGTAATGGTTCTAAATATGTGTTTCTGAGTCGTCCAAGACGATTCGGTAAGTCGCTTTTTGTCTCTACGCTCCAGGCATATTATGAGGGCAGGAAGGAACTGTTTGATGGTTTGGCACTTGGCGAATATGAGAAAGAATGGGTGAAACGTCCTGTTCTTCACTTCGACATGAGTACTGCCAAAAATCAGACACCCGAAGGGTTAGAAGAGATGCTGGGCTACATGCTTTCAGAATATGAGCAGGTCTATGGACGTGACGAATTGGCGGTGCAGCCGAGCCAGCGTTTGCAGTCTTTGGTAAAGCGTGCCTATAAGAAGACGGATCAAAAGGTGGTTGTTTTGATAGACGAATATGATGCTCCTCTCTTGGATGTCGTGCATGAGAAGGAAAGTTTGATGCCATTGCGCTTGGTTATGAGGAAGTTCTATAGCCCATTGAAATATCTCGACCCTTGGCTGGAATTTACCTTTATCACGGGTATCACCAAGTTCTCTCAGTTGAGTATCTTTAGCGAGATCAATAATTTGGATAATATCAGCATGTTCGATCAGTATTCTGCTATCTGTGGTATCAGCAAGACAGAACTACTGACGGCGATGAAGCCTGATGTTGAGTTGCTAGCCAAGTCTTTGGGAAAAACTTTTGATGAAACGGTTGCCGAGTTGAGTTCATATTATGATGGTTATCATTTCAGTAAAAAATCAGAAGATGTGTTTAATCCGTTTAGTCTGGTTAAAGCGTTGAGAAGTAAGGAAATAGCAGCTTATTGGTTTAGTTCAGGTACTCCTGCATACATTATCAACACTTTACGCAAACATCATGTGGGGGTGATGGATATAGAACAGAAATCCGTAGGGGTGGATGATTTCGATGTCTCTCCTGAGCAGATGACTTCTGCTTTACCATTGCTTTATCAGAGTGGGTATCTCACCATCAAGAAGTATAACCCTATCTTGCAGAGCTATCAGCTGGATTATCCAAACAAGGAAGTGCGTGTAGGAATGGTTCGTTCCTTGGCTCCTAACTATCTCTCTCCTATAGCGTTGAACAATAATAGTTTCATCTTCGACTTTTTGGAGCAACTATATAACAATAATATGGATGGTGCTTTGCAGAAAATGCAGGCTTATCTCGCCAGTATCTCCAATCGACTTGCCAACAAGAACGAGAAGGACTTCCAAACGGTCTTTTATCTCATTTTTAATTTGATGGGTGCTTACATCTTGGTGGAGGAGGATAGTGCAATAGGCAGAGCAGATGCCGTTCTTCACATGCCGGATACAATCTATGTGATGGAATTGAAGTTTGATAAGACGGCTGAGGAAGCTTTGAAACAGATTGATGACAAAGGCTATCTCATTCCTTATTCAGCTGACGGCAAACGAATGGTAAAAGTAGGAATCAACTACGACAGCCAGAAGCGAACCATTGGTGAATGGAAGATAGCAGAAGGATAA
- a CDS encoding YifB family Mg chelatase-like AAA ATPase produces MLVKTYCAAVNGLEVTTVTVEVSLNRGVMYHLTGLGDEAVKESRNRISAALQYSGFKFPIADITINLAPADLRKEGSSFDLPLAIGLLGANNNIPEDHLKEYMMVGELSLDGTLQPIKGALPIAIRARAEHFKGLIVPEQNAREAAVVNNLEVYGMKTLFEVIQFMSDRSNPSPTIVDTRKEFYENQTHCEYDYADVRGQENVKRALEVAAAGGHNLIMVGPPGSGKSMMAKRLPSILPPLTLSESLETTQIHSIAGKLGKNVSLISQRPFRSPHHTISQVALVGGGTSPQPGEISLAHNGVLFCDELPEFNKTTLEVLRQPLEDRHINISRAKYSTDYPCSFMFVASMNPCPCGYYGDPTHRCVCTPGQIQRYMNKISGPLLDRIDIQCEISPVPFQDISKAAPGEPSAKIRERVIKAREVQAERFKDYKGIHCNAQMTERMIHQFAEPDEQGIELLRMAMEKLSLSARAYNRILKVARTIADLAGSEQIKPDHIAEAVGYRTLDRGDWAERGQRRYM; encoded by the coding sequence ATGTTAGTAAAGACATATTGTGCAGCAGTTAACGGACTAGAAGTAACTACTGTAACCGTAGAAGTAAGCCTCAACAGAGGCGTCATGTACCACCTCACAGGCTTAGGCGACGAGGCGGTCAAAGAGAGCCGTAACCGAATTTCAGCAGCTCTCCAGTATAGCGGCTTCAAATTTCCGATAGCCGACATCACCATCAATCTGGCTCCAGCTGACCTCAGGAAAGAGGGCAGCAGTTTCGACTTGCCGCTTGCAATCGGACTTCTAGGCGCCAACAACAACATTCCCGAAGATCATCTGAAAGAGTACATGATGGTAGGCGAGTTGAGCCTTGACGGTACGCTCCAGCCTATCAAAGGTGCCCTGCCGATAGCTATCAGAGCCAGAGCAGAGCACTTTAAGGGACTGATTGTGCCGGAACAGAACGCTCGGGAAGCGGCTGTCGTAAACAATCTTGAGGTTTACGGCATGAAAACGCTTTTCGAAGTCATACAATTCATGAGCGACAGAAGCAATCCTTCTCCTACCATTGTTGACACCCGCAAGGAATTCTACGAAAACCAGACACATTGTGAATACGATTATGCCGATGTTCGCGGTCAGGAAAACGTGAAAAGAGCGCTCGAAGTGGCTGCGGCTGGTGGACACAACCTGATTATGGTAGGTCCTCCAGGTTCCGGAAAGTCGATGATGGCAAAACGTTTGCCGTCCATCCTCCCCCCTCTCACGCTCTCTGAGAGTCTGGAAACAACACAGATTCACTCCATTGCAGGCAAACTGGGCAAGAATGTATCACTCATTTCCCAACGCCCGTTCCGGTCTCCTCACCATACCATCTCTCAAGTGGCTCTGGTAGGCGGTGGAACATCGCCACAACCGGGAGAAATATCGCTCGCCCATAATGGCGTTCTGTTCTGCGATGAACTTCCGGAGTTCAATAAAACCACTCTGGAAGTACTCCGCCAGCCATTGGAAGACCGCCACATCAACATCAGCAGAGCGAAATATTCTACAGATTATCCATGTTCATTCATGTTTGTGGCAAGTATGAACCCTTGTCCATGCGGATATTATGGTGATCCGACACATCGTTGTGTCTGCACGCCAGGCCAGATTCAAAGATACATGAACAAGATTTCGGGTCCGTTACTCGACCGCATCGACATCCAATGTGAGATTAGTCCTGTTCCTTTTCAGGATATTTCGAAGGCAGCACCAGGTGAGCCAAGTGCCAAGATCAGAGAAAGAGTCATCAAGGCAAGAGAAGTTCAAGCCGAAAGATTCAAAGATTATAAAGGCATCCATTGCAACGCCCAGATGACCGAAAGAATGATTCATCAGTTTGCCGAACCCGACGAACAAGGTATCGAACTGCTCCGAATGGCAATGGAGAAGCTTTCGTTGTCAGCAAGAGCTTACAACAGAATCCTGAAAGTGGCACGAACCATTGCTGATTTGGCAGGAAGTGAACAGATTAAGCCTGACCATATAGCAGAAGCCGTGGGATACAGAACCCTCGACAGAGGCGATTGGGCAGAAAGAGGACAAAGAAGATATATGTAA